From the genome of Thermomicrobiales bacterium, one region includes:
- a CDS encoding ABC transporter substrate-binding protein, with the protein MVRKLGQCIALVVALTLLLAPLIGASLARAQDATPQSPLVSCEPEPRPVPESVDLVSAPEESTPREGLTTIDVGYVPITVVAPLYVAQELGYFADEGLDVQLEAFPGGSDLVILTASGELEASFAGAGPPLYNGIAQDLPVRIIAPGHTEGDPVATPLMISRASCENGTITSVSDLRGKKVSINARGSIEYLLNAALSTGGLTIDDIDLQILPFPDAVAGLESGAIDAALISEPLATKAEQDGIALRLVGSYPLYGMQPTVIIGNESWMNDDPDQAQAFVTGYMRASKLLAEGGLNDPAVQAIIEQYTGVPAALVAASVHPVFSADGQISLDGLATLQSFLRARDQLEYDTDLDPAALIDDRFVTAAMESIDASDS; encoded by the coding sequence ATGGTCCGCAAGCTCGGGCAGTGCATAGCCCTCGTCGTCGCCCTGACGCTCCTGCTGGCGCCACTCATCGGCGCATCACTCGCCAGGGCACAAGATGCGACCCCGCAATCGCCGCTGGTCTCATGCGAACCGGAACCGCGACCGGTGCCAGAATCCGTCGACCTGGTATCCGCCCCGGAGGAATCGACTCCCCGAGAGGGCCTCACCACCATCGACGTTGGCTATGTGCCGATCACGGTCGTTGCTCCCCTTTATGTCGCTCAGGAGCTCGGCTATTTTGCCGATGAGGGACTGGACGTTCAGCTCGAAGCGTTTCCGGGAGGATCTGATCTCGTCATCCTGACCGCCAGTGGCGAGCTCGAGGCGTCGTTTGCGGGGGCGGGCCCACCCCTCTACAACGGGATCGCCCAGGATCTTCCGGTTCGAATCATTGCGCCAGGGCACACTGAAGGCGACCCAGTTGCCACGCCACTGATGATTTCGCGTGCATCATGCGAAAACGGGACGATCACCTCCGTCTCCGACTTGCGCGGTAAGAAGGTTTCGATCAACGCCCGCGGATCCATCGAGTACCTGCTGAACGCTGCCCTGTCGACGGGGGGCTTGACGATCGACGATATCGATTTGCAGATCCTGCCCTTCCCGGATGCCGTTGCCGGGCTCGAATCCGGCGCAATCGACGCTGCGCTCATATCGGAACCGTTGGCCACGAAAGCGGAGCAAGATGGCATCGCCCTTCGACTGGTGGGATCCTATCCGCTCTACGGGATGCAGCCGACTGTCATCATCGGAAACGAAAGCTGGATGAACGATGATCCCGATCAGGCGCAAGCATTTGTCACCGGCTACATGCGCGCGTCGAAACTGCTTGCCGAAGGAGGACTGAACGATCCCGCGGTACAGGCGATTATCGAGCAGTACACGGGGGTTCCCGCTGCCCTCGTCGCGGCATCAGTGCACCCGGTATTCTCCGCTGACGGACAGATCTCGCTCGATGGACTGGCAACGTTGCAAAGCTTCTTGCGAGCGCGCGACCAGCTCGAGTACGACACCGATCTCGATCCTGCCGCGCTGATCGATGATCGTTTTGTCACAGCGGCCATGGAGTCGATCGATGCCTCCGATTCCTAG
- a CDS encoding ABC transporter substrate-binding protein — protein sequence MQRFLRLLPALAILVAMVAAPFLAGASVARAQEGSPASSPITCEVAPKADTTAAPTVTPDAAGTAAGELTQIKVGFVPVMVFAPVFVAKDLGYYAEEGLDVQLEPFPGGADPVVLTASGELDAAFAGMGPAFWNGVAQDLPIKIVAPGHAEGDPVATPLMISKKSCEDGTITSVADLKGKKVSVNARGATEYWLNAALGTGGLTIDDIQLEVLPFPDAVAALEAGAVDAAMVGEPLATQAEQDGIAVRLASSFPVQDIQPTAIIANQQWLADNPEQAEAFVTGYMRASKLLADGGLDDPAVQAIIEKYTGVPADLIATSVHPVFSSDGFVAFEGLGKLQSFFRERDQLEYDTDLDPYALADETFVMAAMSELNPNSP from the coding sequence ATGCAGCGATTCCTGAGACTACTTCCCGCTCTCGCCATACTGGTGGCAATGGTGGCCGCGCCGTTCCTGGCGGGTGCATCTGTGGCCCGCGCGCAAGAAGGATCTCCCGCCTCTTCGCCTATCACGTGCGAGGTCGCGCCCAAGGCGGACACCACTGCGGCTCCTACCGTCACTCCTGACGCGGCCGGCACAGCCGCCGGAGAGCTTACGCAGATCAAGGTCGGCTTCGTTCCGGTGATGGTCTTTGCGCCGGTTTTTGTCGCGAAAGACCTTGGGTACTATGCGGAGGAAGGACTCGATGTCCAGCTCGAGCCCTTCCCGGGCGGCGCCGATCCGGTGGTGCTGACTGCGAGCGGCGAACTCGATGCCGCTTTTGCCGGCATGGGCCCGGCATTCTGGAATGGCGTAGCGCAAGACCTGCCGATCAAGATCGTCGCTCCGGGCCACGCTGAGGGCGATCCGGTTGCCACACCGCTCATGATTTCGAAGAAGTCCTGCGAGGATGGCACGATCACCTCGGTGGCCGATCTCAAGGGCAAGAAGGTCTCGGTCAATGCTCGTGGAGCGACCGAATACTGGCTGAATGCCGCACTTGGCACCGGCGGATTGACGATCGACGACATCCAGCTCGAGGTGCTCCCCTTCCCGGATGCGGTCGCCGCGCTCGAAGCCGGCGCGGTCGATGCCGCGATGGTCGGCGAGCCGCTGGCCACTCAGGCAGAGCAAGATGGGATCGCCGTTCGGCTCGCTTCCAGCTTTCCGGTGCAGGACATCCAGCCGACCGCCATCATCGCCAATCAGCAGTGGCTCGCAGACAATCCAGAGCAGGCCGAGGCGTTTGTCACCGGGTACATGCGCGCCTCCAAGCTCCTTGCCGATGGCGGACTGGACGATCCCGCGGTGCAGGCCATCATCGAGAAGTACACAGGAGTGCCGGCCGATCTGATCGCGACGTCGGTGCATCCCGTCTTCTCCTCGGACGGGTTTGTGGCATTCGAGGGACTCGGCAAGCTGCAATCGTTCTTCCGCGAGCGTGATCAGCTCGAGTACGACACCGATCTCGATCCTTATGCACTGGCCGATGAAACCTTCGTCATGGCGGCGATGTCGGAGCTGAACCCGAACAGTCCATAG
- a CDS encoding RraA family protein, with translation MASFVAPDRAYSDEQLAFLKSVDSPTIANAIEPFELRDRTDGYIGGNIGCLYPDLGVMVGQALTVKVSNPAGPVASRDGYWAMWDALEQMPKPAVIVMQDISGAPHRCAYAGEVMATLATRLGAVGMVSDGGYRDIDEVHALGMHYFCPFAVVAHGNFAIQDVGQPVWIDGQRVSTGDILHGDVNGIVVVPRETLDGLPAAVEEIRVRERRVMDYIKSDKFNLADFKVGKTY, from the coding sequence ATGGCCAGTTTCGTTGCGCCTGACCGCGCATATTCGGATGAGCAGCTCGCATTCCTGAAGTCGGTCGATAGCCCGACCATCGCCAACGCAATCGAACCGTTCGAGCTGCGCGACCGCACCGACGGCTACATCGGCGGCAACATCGGCTGCTTGTATCCCGATCTTGGCGTCATGGTCGGCCAGGCGCTCACGGTAAAGGTATCGAACCCCGCCGGACCGGTCGCGAGTCGCGACGGGTACTGGGCGATGTGGGACGCGCTCGAGCAGATGCCGAAGCCCGCGGTCATCGTCATGCAGGACATCAGCGGCGCCCCGCATCGGTGCGCCTACGCTGGCGAGGTGATGGCCACTCTTGCCACCAGGCTCGGGGCGGTGGGAATGGTCAGCGACGGCGGGTACCGTGACATCGACGAGGTCCACGCGCTCGGGATGCACTACTTCTGTCCATTTGCCGTGGTGGCGCATGGGAACTTCGCCATTCAGGACGTCGGGCAACCAGTCTGGATCGACGGTCAGCGGGTTTCGACCGGGGACATCTTGCACGGTGACGTCAACGGCATCGTCGTCGTTCCACGAGAGACGCTCGACGGCCTGCCGGCAGCAGTCGAAGAGATCCGAGTCCGCGAGCGCCGCGTGATGGATTACATCAAGAGCGACAAGTTCAACCTGGCCGATTTCAAGGTTGGGAAGACGTACTGA
- the ispG gene encoding flavodoxin-dependent (E)-4-hydroxy-3-methylbut-2-enyl-diphosphate synthase: MLVAPRRKTRVLNVGNIKIGGDNPVVVQSMATADTRDPAATLAQITELAEAGCEIVRIAVPDRKAAAALPEIVPYSPVPLIADIHFEHTLALKALDAGIHGLRLNPGNIRKHEDVVEVVEKAKERMVPIRIGVNFGSVPPMPQEFVDEMAAVHATQSELRAEWMVRTALGHIKILEDLDYYEIKVSLKAFEVPVMVEAYRRFAALPNDYPLHLGVTEAGTPRAGSVRSAVGLGTLLALGIGDTIRVSLTTDPTEEVFVGFEILKTLELRQKGATMIACPTCGRVEVDLFSIANEIDVFLNKIDEPIRVAVMGCIVNGPGEARDADVGLAGGNSKGIIFRKGKIVKTVPEDEMVQALKDEILKVVDDRRNGIVEESANEFQYKPMLTLTSV, from the coding sequence ATGCTTGTCGCACCGCGCCGCAAGACTCGCGTTCTCAATGTCGGCAACATCAAGATCGGCGGCGACAACCCGGTCGTCGTGCAATCGATGGCAACAGCCGACACACGCGACCCGGCTGCCACCCTGGCGCAGATTACCGAGCTAGCGGAGGCCGGATGCGAAATCGTCCGCATCGCTGTTCCCGACCGCAAGGCCGCGGCTGCGCTGCCCGAGATCGTCCCCTACTCGCCCGTCCCGCTCATCGCGGATATCCATTTCGAGCACACGCTGGCGCTCAAGGCGCTCGACGCCGGCATCCACGGTCTGCGGCTCAACCCCGGCAACATCCGCAAGCATGAGGACGTCGTCGAGGTCGTCGAAAAAGCCAAAGAGCGAATGGTCCCGATCCGCATCGGCGTCAACTTCGGGTCCGTGCCACCGATGCCACAGGAGTTTGTCGACGAGATGGCCGCGGTCCACGCGACCCAATCGGAGCTGCGCGCGGAATGGATGGTCCGCACCGCGCTCGGGCACATCAAGATCCTCGAAGATCTCGACTACTACGAAATCAAGGTCAGTCTGAAAGCGTTCGAAGTGCCAGTCATGGTGGAGGCGTATCGCCGCTTTGCCGCGTTGCCGAATGACTATCCGCTCCACCTTGGCGTCACCGAGGCCGGCACCCCACGCGCAGGCAGCGTCCGCTCAGCAGTTGGGCTGGGCACACTGTTGGCGCTTGGCATCGGCGACACGATCCGCGTTTCGCTCACGACCGATCCAACCGAAGAGGTCTTTGTCGGCTTCGAGATCCTGAAGACGCTGGAGTTGCGCCAGAAAGGCGCGACGATGATCGCCTGCCCAACGTGCGGACGGGTCGAGGTCGATCTTTTCAGCATCGCCAACGAAATCGATGTCTTCCTGAACAAGATCGACGAACCGATCCGTGTGGCCGTCATGGGATGCATCGTCAACGGACCGGGTGAAGCGCGTGACGCTGATGTTGGCCTCGCTGGCGGCAACTCCAAAGGCATCATCTTCCGCAAGGGCAAGATCGTGAAAACTGTCCCGGAAGATGAGATGGTCCAGGCTCTCAAGGACGAGATCCTGAAAGTCGTCGATGATCGCCGCAACGGCATCGTCGAGGAATCTGCGAACGAGTTTCAGTACAAGCCGATGCTCACTTTGACATCGGTCTAG
- a CDS encoding site-2 protease family protein, with protein MLGDAVAKHPPLWSDTLLSLSWFYIIPILGFLIFIHECGHFFAARMCGVKVEEFGMGIPPKVFGWVRNGVVYSINLIPFGGFVRVKGEDGENMDSDSMNAKSPAQRAFFLSAGIIMNILFAIFLMILVVGIKGVPHNQVYIAGVGAGSPAATAGWQVGDRIVSVDGESVQTVQELVKDTRSKAGEPVQFVIERGGEYYPSTLTPRENPPEGEGRIGINLADPLISNVAVTTIAAGSPAADAGIQDGDKLISANGRPITNTFVLQTELTRFEGSEMPIVIQRDGEEITTTILVPPRQNDVTPIYAAGFEVLNQSPVFEKVGLLHVIPRGFEEAWRQTTLMFDGIVQLVTNPELLRQTAGPVGMAQLTHELVETTALPVWYTLASLTILLSLNLAFLNLLPLPALDGGRLMFVLIELIRGRRIAPEKEGLVHLVGFIVLIGFMFIIMFNDVRRIISGDSFFG; from the coding sequence GTGCTTGGCGACGCGGTTGCCAAGCACCCGCCACTTTGGAGCGACACGTTGCTTTCCCTGAGCTGGTTTTACATCATCCCAATTCTGGGATTTCTGATCTTCATTCATGAATGCGGCCACTTCTTCGCCGCCCGCATGTGCGGGGTCAAGGTCGAGGAATTCGGAATGGGCATCCCGCCGAAGGTCTTCGGTTGGGTGCGCAACGGTGTCGTCTATTCCATCAATCTGATCCCGTTTGGCGGATTCGTGCGCGTCAAGGGCGAAGACGGCGAGAACATGGATTCCGATTCCATGAACGCCAAGTCCCCGGCTCAGCGCGCCTTCTTCCTCTCCGCCGGCATCATCATGAACATCCTCTTTGCGATCTTCCTGATGATCCTGGTCGTCGGCATCAAGGGCGTGCCGCATAACCAGGTCTACATCGCGGGTGTCGGCGCGGGATCACCCGCCGCGACGGCCGGGTGGCAGGTTGGTGACCGGATCGTCTCAGTCGACGGCGAGTCGGTCCAAACCGTGCAAGAACTGGTGAAGGACACCAGATCGAAGGCGGGTGAGCCGGTTCAGTTCGTCATCGAGCGCGGCGGCGAGTACTACCCCAGCACTCTGACCCCCCGCGAAAACCCGCCCGAGGGAGAGGGCCGCATTGGCATCAACCTCGCCGACCCCTTGATTTCCAACGTGGCAGTCACCACGATCGCGGCTGGTTCTCCCGCGGCGGATGCCGGGATTCAAGACGGGGACAAACTCATCTCCGCCAACGGTCGCCCGATCACGAACACCTTTGTCCTGCAAACCGAGCTCACCCGGTTCGAGGGCAGCGAGATGCCAATCGTGATCCAGCGCGACGGTGAAGAGATCACCACGACCATCCTTGTGCCCCCGCGCCAGAACGACGTCACTCCCATCTATGCCGCCGGCTTCGAGGTGCTGAACCAGTCGCCAGTATTCGAGAAGGTCGGTCTGCTGCACGTCATTCCTCGCGGTTTCGAGGAGGCCTGGCGGCAGACCACGCTGATGTTCGACGGAATCGTCCAGCTCGTCACCAATCCGGAGCTGCTTCGGCAGACTGCAGGACCGGTCGGCATGGCGCAGCTCACACACGAACTGGTGGAAACGACCGCGCTGCCGGTCTGGTATACCCTGGCTTCGCTCACGATTCTGCTATCGCTCAACCTCGCCTTCCTCAACTTGCTTCCTCTGCCGGCGCTCGATGGCGGCCGGCTCATGTTCGTCCTGATCGAGCTCATCCGCGGGCGCCGCATTGCGCCCGAGAAAGAGGGACTCGTTCATCTCGTCGGTTTCATCGTGCTCATTGGGTTCATGTTCATCATCATGTTCAATGACGTCCGGCGGATCATCAGCGGAGACTCGTTCTTCGGCTAA
- a CDS encoding ABC transporter substrate-binding protein, with protein MRSGETAISSWLAQSRLLVVGLILLLVLAACGGGDGDKKDNTPTAAPQTQASPIAQRETCMAAVTTSTGSPTAGVASPSLLEPPTREEFTAELLAACPMSEAAQTGGTVLLAEAGDISTVNGLLTNDTTTQLITGAIFESLIGISPLDGRPVPGLADSWDVADDELTYTFHLNQDATWHDGVDFTAEDVAFSFDAALDPNTGFPYRSIVNDAVESYRVIDENTFEMKAREKLVTFLYEGPGAITIMPKHIWGDVEPASWSFDGGSTGQDPARVIGTGPFKFQEWVQGDHVSVVRNDDYYDKVPYIDGLTLRVLPDSDSSVLALKQQEIDIMEFVPPAQMASVQATDGLAVDVYDFFNFTYYAFNLDPAQTELFQDQRVRQALFYALDRNSITQNIYFGYGEAAVGTQPPISPAYAPSQMQPPYDFDPEKAKALLAEAGWTLDDGVMTKDGQKLEFDFLYSGGEPVVDQLVTYMKEAWEEIGVKIDLTSINGAALIERLESGDFDMALLAVSLSPDGNQTALFSCDAATTGLNFSHYCSEQWDTIDERQRVEFDADARTQLLIDQSQLVWEDQPVGPLRFGVARTGYATKLQNFYPNGFGLLWSLPYVWIDSGSGG; from the coding sequence GTGCGCAGCGGAGAAACCGCGATTTCGTCCTGGTTGGCGCAGAGCCGATTGTTGGTAGTCGGTCTGATCCTGTTGCTGGTGCTCGCCGCTTGCGGTGGCGGCGATGGCGACAAGAAGGACAACACGCCAACTGCGGCCCCCCAGACCCAGGCGAGCCCGATCGCCCAGCGCGAAACGTGCATGGCCGCGGTCACCACTTCGACCGGCTCCCCCACCGCCGGCGTTGCCTCACCCTCTCTTCTGGAGCCACCTACCCGCGAGGAGTTCACTGCCGAGCTGCTGGCCGCCTGCCCAATGTCCGAGGCCGCGCAAACCGGAGGCACGGTGTTGCTTGCGGAAGCCGGCGATATCAGCACCGTGAACGGTCTACTGACCAACGACACAACCACCCAACTGATCACCGGCGCGATTTTCGAGTCGCTGATTGGCATCAGCCCGCTCGATGGACGTCCAGTGCCTGGTCTGGCCGATTCGTGGGATGTCGCGGATGACGAATTGACCTATACCTTCCATCTCAACCAGGATGCCACATGGCATGACGGCGTCGATTTCACCGCCGAAGACGTTGCCTTCAGCTTCGACGCCGCGCTCGATCCGAACACAGGCTTCCCCTATCGCTCGATCGTCAACGATGCGGTCGAAAGCTACCGAGTCATCGATGAAAACACCTTCGAGATGAAAGCGCGCGAAAAGCTGGTCACCTTCCTCTACGAAGGTCCCGGCGCGATCACCATCATGCCGAAGCACATTTGGGGCGATGTCGAGCCCGCGAGTTGGTCGTTTGATGGTGGCAGCACGGGTCAGGATCCCGCGCGAGTGATCGGAACCGGGCCGTTCAAATTCCAGGAATGGGTGCAGGGCGACCATGTCAGTGTGGTGCGCAACGACGACTACTACGACAAGGTGCCCTACATCGACGGTCTGACACTTCGCGTCCTTCCCGACTCCGACAGCTCGGTGCTGGCGCTCAAGCAGCAGGAAATCGACATCATGGAGTTCGTGCCGCCGGCGCAGATGGCCTCGGTACAGGCGACCGATGGCCTTGCGGTCGATGTCTACGATTTCTTCAACTTCACCTACTACGCCTTCAATCTCGATCCTGCCCAGACCGAACTGTTCCAGGACCAACGGGTCCGGCAAGCGCTCTTCTACGCGCTCGACCGCAACTCGATTACGCAGAACATTTACTTCGGCTATGGAGAGGCCGCCGTCGGCACCCAACCGCCCATCTCACCGGCGTATGCCCCCAGCCAGATGCAGCCGCCATATGACTTCGATCCCGAGAAAGCAAAGGCGCTGCTGGCGGAAGCGGGTTGGACGCTCGACGACGGGGTCATGACCAAGGATGGCCAGAAGCTGGAGTTCGACTTCCTCTACTCCGGTGGGGAACCAGTGGTCGACCAGCTGGTCACCTACATGAAAGAAGCGTGGGAGGAAATCGGCGTCAAGATCGATCTGACTTCGATCAACGGCGCCGCGCTCATCGAGCGGCTCGAATCGGGCGATTTCGACATGGCGTTGCTTGCGGTGAGCCTCTCGCCGGATGGAAACCAGACCGCGCTCTTCTCATGCGACGCGGCCACAACCGGTCTGAACTTCTCACACTACTGCAGCGAGCAATGGGACACAATCGACGAGCGGCAGCGGGTTGAGTTCGATGCGGACGCACGCACGCAGTTGCTGATCGACCAGTCGCAGCTGGTCTGGGAAGATCAGCCGGTTGGCCCGCTTCGCTTCGGCGTCGCCCGTACCGGGTACGCCACCAAGCTGCAGAACTTCTACCCGAACGGGTTCGGTCTCCTTTGGAGCCTGCCGTACGTCTGGATCGACAGCGGCTCTGGCGGCTGA
- the ald gene encoding alanine dehydrogenase has translation MIVGVPTEVKDREGRVSTTPGGVAELVAHGHRVLVEAGAGDGSGFSDGAYERAGAEIIPSHAAVFDRADMLLKVKEPVPAEYNLLRENQLLFTYLHLAADEALTRCLMERKVQAVAYETVQLPNRSLPLLTPMSEVAGRMSVQVGAHYLQRNEGGYGVLLGGVPGVEPANVVIIGGGIVGTNAAQIALGMGARVSIIDLNVDRLRQLDLLLHGRLTTLPSNRTTIGDAVADADLVIGGVLLPGARAPRLVTASMIDQMRTGSVVVDVAIDQGGCIETAKPTTHSKPTYEVSGVIHYCVTNMPGAVPRTSTIALSNVTLPYALALADHGLVASAEADPALAAGINVLNGHIVYQAVADAFDLPYSSWQSVA, from the coding sequence ATGATCGTTGGCGTTCCCACTGAAGTGAAAGACCGCGAAGGCCGAGTGTCGACAACGCCAGGGGGCGTTGCGGAGCTGGTCGCGCACGGGCATCGCGTGTTGGTGGAAGCGGGAGCGGGCGACGGAAGCGGCTTTTCCGATGGCGCCTACGAGCGAGCCGGGGCGGAGATCATTCCCTCGCATGCCGCGGTGTTCGATCGAGCCGACATGTTGCTCAAGGTCAAGGAACCGGTTCCTGCCGAGTACAACCTCCTACGCGAAAATCAGCTCCTCTTCACCTACCTGCATCTGGCTGCGGACGAGGCGCTCACCCGCTGCCTCATGGAGCGGAAGGTGCAGGCAGTGGCCTATGAAACGGTCCAGCTGCCAAACCGATCGCTCCCGCTGCTGACCCCGATGAGCGAAGTCGCTGGCCGAATGTCGGTCCAGGTGGGCGCCCATTATCTGCAACGCAACGAGGGCGGCTATGGCGTACTGCTGGGTGGGGTTCCGGGTGTCGAACCGGCGAACGTCGTCATCATCGGCGGTGGCATCGTGGGGACCAATGCCGCGCAGATCGCGCTCGGCATGGGTGCTCGTGTGTCGATCATCGATCTCAATGTCGACCGTCTTCGTCAACTGGACCTATTGCTGCACGGGCGGTTGACAACCCTTCCGTCGAACCGGACGACAATCGGTGATGCAGTGGCTGATGCGGATCTGGTGATCGGTGGGGTCTTGCTTCCCGGAGCGCGGGCGCCGAGGCTGGTGACCGCGTCGATGATCGATCAGATGCGCACTGGATCGGTGGTGGTCGATGTGGCCATCGATCAGGGCGGCTGCATCGAAACCGCCAAACCGACCACTCATAGCAAACCGACCTACGAAGTCTCGGGTGTGATCCACTACTGCGTAACCAATATGCCGGGGGCCGTGCCGCGCACCAGCACCATCGCGCTTTCGAATGTCACCCTTCCCTATGCCCTTGCGCTGGCGGACCATGGACTGGTCGCGTCAGCGGAAGCCGATCCGGCTCTGGCGGCTGGGATCAACGTCCTCAATGGACATATTGTGTATCAGGCAGTGGCAGACGCCTTCGATCTGCCATACTCATCGTGGCAATCGGTTGCCTGA
- a CDS encoding tyrosine recombinase yields MQSEESLHTTVNAFIDELTNERGFSVNTVAAYRNDLSQFAGYLAAPPQEDQLAPLSSWSGLTSEHLGRYLSYMYGRQYAASTVARKTAALKSFCHYLTDNGVLREDPSQSLASPRVDRYVPRAISEQEVRQLLDEPRQAAKSRRPDALRDLAMIEALYSSGMRVSELVALDVDDVDFDSNQVACPGKAGRRRLVPLREQAIDAIDDYLKNGRTELANPDENALFVNHRGSRLTRQGFWLILKAYAEEAKIDNITPHTLRHSFATHALRDGAELRDVQQLLGHVSISTTQVYKLVSVDDGPVLESETIVVEELAISRADG; encoded by the coding sequence ATGCAGTCGGAAGAGTCCCTACACACAACCGTCAACGCGTTCATCGACGAACTGACCAACGAACGGGGCTTCTCCGTCAACACTGTCGCCGCCTACCGCAATGACCTAAGCCAGTTCGCCGGATATCTGGCCGCGCCGCCACAGGAAGACCAGCTGGCTCCGCTCTCCTCATGGAGTGGTTTGACGTCGGAGCATCTTGGCCGCTACCTCTCGTACATGTACGGGCGGCAATACGCGGCCTCCACTGTTGCCCGCAAGACCGCGGCGTTGAAGTCTTTTTGCCATTACCTGACCGACAACGGCGTGCTGCGCGAGGATCCATCGCAGTCGCTCGCTTCCCCGCGGGTCGACCGATACGTTCCACGCGCCATTTCCGAGCAGGAAGTCCGCCAGCTTCTCGACGAGCCCAGGCAGGCCGCGAAATCCCGGCGACCCGATGCGCTCCGGGATCTCGCCATGATCGAGGCGCTCTATTCCTCCGGGATGCGCGTGAGCGAGCTGGTGGCGCTGGATGTCGACGATGTCGATTTCGATTCCAATCAGGTCGCGTGCCCGGGCAAGGCCGGACGGCGCAGACTCGTGCCGTTGCGTGAACAGGCGATCGATGCGATCGACGACTATCTCAAGAACGGTCGCACCGAGTTGGCCAATCCCGATGAAAACGCGCTGTTCGTCAATCATCGTGGGTCCCGGCTGACCCGCCAGGGATTTTGGCTGATTCTCAAGGCGTATGCCGAAGAAGCCAAGATCGACAACATCACGCCCCACACGTTGCGGCATTCGTTTGCGACCCATGCGCTGCGCGACGGCGCGGAGCTGCGCGACGTGCAGCAACTCCTCGGGCATGTCAGCATCTCCACCACGCAGGTCTACAAGCTGGTTTCGGTCGATGACGGTCCCGTGCTCGAGAGCGAGACAATCGTCGTGGAAGAGTTGGCGATCAGTCGCGCCGACGGTTGA